Proteins from a single region of Paenibacillus sp. BIHB 4019:
- the nikA gene encoding nickel ABC transporter substrate-binding protein, with protein sequence MSRIKRNTTLQTISVLFVLVMLAMGCSQQESASNGNEAGTSTAAPKEQAITVAWLRDIGPLNPHVYYPSQLFAQSMLYEPLVSYNEGGELKPLLAESWVISTDGKEYTFKLRQDVKFADGTPFNAAIVQKNFDAIMLNKSVHSWIGLVKVLEKTEAVDEFTFKITLTAPYYPTLQDLAIVRPFRFLAEAGFPDDGDTTKDIKQPIGTGPWQLADYKKDEYAVFTRNPNYWGEMPKLDKITVKIIPDGETRVLAFEKGELDLIFGEGAISMDAFQQLKDSGKYETGLSEPVGTRSLLLNTLNDKLADHRVRLALQQGFDKATMVDGVTGGLEEAANNILSKNYPYSNIDFEPIGYDVAKANAYLDEAGWKLEAGKTVREKDGQQLELELMYDKGDLIQKAMAETIQSGWAEIGVKLNLNAVELAMIPQRLREGTFDIHFWFNYGVPYDPHTLINSVREPGFGISEAHSSLPMKAELDEQIVTALASTDEAERQQLYTSILKTLNEQSVILPISYIKQTVVYQKNLKNFKFPASRWDHPFEGLELNP encoded by the coding sequence ATGTCCAGAATAAAAAGAAATACCACCCTGCAGACGATTTCCGTTCTGTTCGTATTAGTCATGCTCGCAATGGGATGCTCGCAGCAAGAGTCGGCCTCCAATGGCAACGAGGCGGGAACAAGCACAGCCGCCCCTAAGGAACAAGCGATTACCGTTGCTTGGCTTAGAGATATAGGTCCGCTCAATCCTCATGTCTACTATCCGTCGCAATTATTCGCACAGTCTATGCTCTATGAGCCATTGGTCAGCTACAACGAAGGCGGAGAGCTCAAACCGCTGCTCGCTGAGTCATGGGTCATTTCAACCGATGGCAAGGAATATACGTTTAAGCTCCGCCAAGATGTCAAATTCGCGGATGGAACGCCGTTTAACGCAGCCATTGTCCAGAAAAACTTTGATGCAATCATGCTTAACAAAAGCGTCCACAGCTGGATTGGACTCGTCAAAGTGCTTGAAAAAACGGAAGCTGTCGACGAATTTACGTTTAAAATAACGCTGACCGCTCCTTACTATCCAACCTTGCAGGATTTGGCGATTGTGCGGCCTTTCCGTTTTCTTGCTGAAGCCGGGTTCCCGGATGACGGAGATACGACGAAGGATATCAAGCAGCCGATCGGCACCGGACCTTGGCAGCTCGCTGATTATAAGAAAGATGAATATGCGGTTTTCACCAGAAATCCGAATTACTGGGGAGAAATGCCGAAGCTCGACAAAATAACAGTCAAAATTATACCGGATGGCGAAACACGGGTTCTCGCTTTCGAGAAAGGCGAGCTGGATCTGATTTTTGGCGAGGGCGCAATCAGTATGGATGCTTTCCAGCAATTAAAGGATTCAGGCAAATATGAGACGGGGCTATCCGAGCCTGTTGGCACAAGAAGCCTGCTGCTCAATACGCTAAACGACAAGCTGGCTGACCACCGGGTGCGGCTTGCGCTTCAGCAAGGCTTTGACAAAGCAACCATGGTAGATGGCGTAACGGGTGGCCTTGAGGAAGCAGCCAACAACATTTTGTCCAAAAACTATCCTTACTCCAATATCGACTTTGAGCCTATCGGTTACGATGTCGCCAAAGCAAATGCCTATTTGGATGAAGCCGGGTGGAAGCTCGAAGCTGGTAAAACGGTAAGAGAAAAAGACGGCCAGCAGCTTGAGCTTGAATTAATGTACGATAAAGGCGATCTGATTCAGAAAGCAATGGCCGAAACGATTCAATCCGGGTGGGCCGAAATTGGAGTCAAGCTGAACCTCAATGCTGTTGAACTCGCGATGATTCCTCAGCGCTTGCGGGAAGGCACCTTCGACATCCATTTCTGGTTCAATTACGGTGTGCCTTATGATCCGCATACGCTTATTAATTCGGTCAGGGAGCCGGGCTTCGGCATATCGGAAGCACATAGCAGCCTCCCGATGAAAGCGGAACTGGATGAGCAAATTGTCACAGCACTCGCTTCCACGGACGAAGCCGAGCGCCAGCAGCTGTATACGTCCATTTTAAAAACGTTAAATGAACAGTCGGTTATTTTGCCGATCTCTTATATTAAACAAACCGTCGTTTACCAGAAAAACTTGAAAAACTTCAAATTTCCAGCCAGCCGTTGGGATCATCCTTTCGAAGGGCTCGAACTAAATCCGTAA
- a CDS encoding AraC family transcriptional regulator — protein MDEHSLIKPDETSASLSLPYLYILTSVNIVDCAFDRSIHTLESEGHRLIAFAQSGGKLHLEGHSIYAEKGACFLLAPGAKAQVEGSEPCDHRGAVYVIAFDAYRVGEREPAQEIGLTLPYETRIDVTAMARLVDLLEQAAEGAANHQSCKQVDQFKQQIRLQELLVLLMEHVAASRSSSDAKLAVQESIAYMVEHYREEITVEQLSKMSGVARWQYSALFQTLTGKKPLDYLTELRLNRAKELLLLTNDPLREIARQAGFKDEYYFARRFRHAMGLTPKQYAKTRGVSHPTIKQDGSPFSRIVVVGYVLGDLLSLGIRPVGADMTVIGRKVVYRNELKNISDIGLLGELGKVKALCPDLILYSSFRQDRMEELSKIAPTVSIDRLQPTYDRLMQVAELFGKEEQARQWIEHYERKAGEMWRHLALYTKERETAAIFVLVDGDLYVMGMRGIALTLYHPMAFEPADKVRQLIEAGILFQAIALEQMSEYHADRLFLLVGESERSRTEAARITKSAYWQSLDSSRVYVTEAKWNFDDPITRDRLLPALPRIFRLP, from the coding sequence ATGGATGAACATTCCTTGATAAAACCTGATGAAACATCAGCTTCCCTATCGCTGCCTTACTTATATATTCTTACGTCTGTTAACATAGTAGATTGTGCATTTGACCGGTCGATTCATACATTGGAAAGCGAAGGACATCGCCTCATTGCTTTTGCACAAAGCGGGGGCAAGCTTCATCTGGAGGGCCACTCTATTTATGCCGAAAAAGGGGCGTGCTTTCTTCTTGCTCCTGGGGCAAAGGCGCAAGTGGAAGGAAGTGAGCCGTGCGATCATCGGGGAGCGGTATATGTGATTGCTTTCGATGCTTATCGAGTGGGAGAACGGGAGCCAGCGCAAGAAATAGGCTTAACCTTGCCCTATGAGACGAGAATTGATGTGACTGCGATGGCGCGGCTCGTTGATTTGCTGGAGCAAGCTGCTGAGGGGGCTGCAAATCATCAAAGCTGCAAGCAAGTGGACCAATTCAAGCAGCAAATTAGGCTGCAGGAGCTTCTTGTGTTGCTGATGGAGCATGTGGCAGCTTCGCGTTCCTCATCGGATGCTAAGCTGGCCGTTCAGGAAAGCATCGCTTATATGGTGGAGCATTACCGAGAGGAGATAACCGTGGAGCAGCTGTCCAAAATGTCCGGTGTAGCCCGCTGGCAATACAGCGCATTGTTCCAAACGTTAACTGGCAAAAAGCCGCTTGATTATTTGACGGAGCTCCGTTTGAATCGGGCGAAGGAACTGCTGCTGCTAACGAATGATCCTTTACGTGAAATTGCCCGCCAGGCAGGTTTCAAGGATGAATATTATTTTGCCCGCAGGTTCCGGCATGCCATGGGGCTGACTCCGAAGCAATATGCTAAAACTCGCGGCGTCAGCCATCCGACGATTAAGCAGGATGGTAGCCCTTTCTCACGAATCGTTGTAGTTGGTTATGTGCTTGGCGATTTGCTTTCTCTAGGCATTAGGCCAGTAGGCGCCGACATGACGGTTATTGGCCGAAAGGTCGTTTATCGCAATGAGCTGAAAAATATTTCAGATATTGGCTTGCTGGGGGAGCTCGGCAAGGTGAAGGCGCTATGCCCGGATTTGATTCTCTACAGCAGCTTCCGGCAGGATCGAATGGAGGAGCTGTCCAAAATAGCACCTACCGTATCGATTGATCGCTTGCAGCCGACCTATGACCGGCTCATGCAGGTGGCGGAGCTGTTCGGGAAGGAAGAACAGGCGAGGCAATGGATTGAACATTATGAGCGCAAAGCCGGAGAGATGTGGCGGCATTTGGCTTTATATACGAAGGAAAGGGAAACGGCTGCTATTTTTGTCCTAGTAGATGGTGATTTGTATGTCATGGGCATGAGAGGCATTGCCTTGACGCTTTACCATCCGATGGCGTTTGAGCCAGCAGACAAAGTAAGGCAATTAATTGAAGCAGGAATTCTTTTCCAAGCGATTGCTCTGGAGCAAATGAGTGAGTATCATGCTGACCGCCTATTCTTATTAGTAGGGGAGAGCGAGCGGTCTAGAACCGAGGCGGCGCGCATTACAAAAAGCGCGTATTGGCAGTCGTTGGACAGCAGCCGGGTTTATGTAACGGAAGCCAAATGGAATTTTGATGATCCCATTACAAGGGACAGGCTTTTGCCCGCGTTGCCGCGAATTTTCCGCTTGCCGTAG
- a CDS encoding DoxX family protein has protein sequence MYARTSKGRLWTSWIMSGLVILFMLFDGIMKLIKPAVVVESTLELGFQEHHIVILGVLALISTILYALPRTSFLGVVLLTGYFGGVIATHLRLDAPLLSNTLFPVYLAVLAWGGIWLRNEQVRKLIPFQK, from the coding sequence ATGTATGCTCGCACTTCAAAAGGACGGCTTTGGACATCCTGGATTATGAGCGGTTTGGTTATTTTGTTTATGCTGTTTGATGGCATTATGAAGCTGATTAAGCCTGCGGTTGTAGTGGAGTCAACACTCGAGCTCGGGTTTCAGGAGCATCATATTGTCATTTTGGGCGTCCTTGCGCTCATTTCCACGATTTTATATGCGCTGCCGCGTACGTCGTTTCTCGGCGTTGTGCTGCTGACCGGTTATTTCGGCGGGGTTATCGCGACGCATCTGCGCTTGGATGCGCCATTGCTGAGCAACACATTATTTCCTGTATATCTTGCTGTGCTTGCTTGGGGTGGCATTTGGCTGCGGAACGAGCAGGTGCGCAAATTAATTCCTTTTCAAAAATAG
- a CDS encoding Glu/Leu/Phe/Val dehydrogenase codes for MGVLYFERLEQYDVEQLIFGYDRKSGLKAIIAIHDTTLGPALGGTRMYPYATEEAAVHDVVRLARGMTYKSSVAGLNLGGGKAVIIGNPMTDKSEELFHAFGRFIGTLNGRYITAEDVGTTVADMDFIRQKTKFVTGVSPEFGSGGNPSPFTALGVFHSIRAAALEVFGSTDLKGKTIAVQGVGSVAYHLCRYLHEAGAKLIVTDVVKANAERVVLEFGAIMVGVDDIYGVECDIFAPCAMGGIINDDTLPLLKAKVVAGAANNQLKEEKHGDQLAAQGILYAPDYVVNSGGLMNVADELYGYNRERVLSKVEGIYSQLQRIFEISKEQQIPSFRAADRLAEMRINKHRVSD; via the coding sequence GTGGGTGTTTTGTATTTTGAGCGGTTGGAGCAATATGATGTGGAGCAGCTCATTTTTGGTTATGATCGCAAATCGGGCTTAAAGGCAATTATCGCTATTCATGATACGACGCTTGGACCGGCGCTTGGCGGTACTCGCATGTATCCCTATGCAACGGAGGAGGCCGCCGTCCACGATGTCGTCCGGCTTGCGCGAGGCATGACCTATAAATCGTCCGTTGCAGGGCTTAATTTGGGAGGGGGCAAGGCGGTCATTATCGGCAACCCCATGACGGATAAAAGCGAGGAGCTGTTTCATGCGTTTGGACGATTCATTGGGACATTGAACGGGCGATATATCACGGCGGAGGATGTAGGGACGACTGTGGCGGATATGGATTTTATTCGTCAGAAGACGAAATTCGTTACGGGAGTATCGCCAGAGTTTGGCAGTGGGGGGAATCCTTCGCCATTTACAGCACTCGGTGTATTTCACAGCATCAGAGCCGCCGCCCTTGAAGTTTTCGGGTCAACTGATCTAAAGGGAAAAACGATTGCGGTACAGGGTGTAGGCAGCGTTGCCTATCATTTATGCCGCTATTTGCATGAAGCGGGCGCAAAGCTGATCGTGACCGATGTCGTGAAAGCAAATGCAGAGCGCGTTGTCCTTGAATTTGGGGCAATAATGGTCGGCGTGGATGATATTTATGGCGTCGAATGCGATATTTTTGCTCCATGCGCGATGGGCGGAATTATTAATGATGATACGCTTCCTCTGCTAAAGGCAAAGGTGGTTGCTGGTGCTGCCAATAATCAGCTGAAGGAAGAAAAGCATGGCGATCAGCTTGCGGCCCAAGGCATATTATATGCTCCAGACTACGTCGTCAACTCCGGCGGCTTAATGAATGTCGCTGACGAATTGTATGGCTATAACCGGGAGCGTGTGCTCAGCAAGGTAGAGGGAATTTACAGCCAGCTCCAGCGTATTTTTGAAATATCGAAAGAGCAGCAAATTCCTTCTTTCCGTGCAGCGGATCGTCTGGCGGAGATGCGGATAAATAAACATCGGGTCTCT